One Microplitis demolitor isolate Queensland-Clemson2020A chromosome 2, iyMicDemo2.1a, whole genome shotgun sequence DNA segment encodes these proteins:
- the LOC103580361 gene encoding 60S ribosomal protein L34: MVQRLVLRRRLSYNTKSNRRRIVRTPGGKLVYQYLKKPKKIPRCGQCHDKLRGIQPARPMERSRMCKRKKTVKRVYGGVLCHKCVKERIVRAFLIEEQKIVVKVIRAQQASTKAKKTEK; the protein is encoded by the exons ATGGTGCAACGATTGGTTCTACGACGACGATTGTCGTACAACACCAAGAGTAACAGAAGACGCat TGTGCGTACTCCAGGTGGTAAACTTGTTTACCAGTACCTCAAGAAACCCAAGAAGATCCCAAGATGTGGTCAGTGTCATGACAAGTTGAGAGGAATCCAACCCGCAAGACCAATGGAACGTTCGCGTATGTGCAAACGAAAGAAGACAGTAAAACGTGTCTACGGAGGTGTCTTGTGCCACAAATGTGTCAAAGAAAG gaTCGTCCGTGCTTTCCTTATTGAGGAACAGAAAATTGTCGTTAAAGTAATCAGAGCACAACAGGCATCCACGAAAGCTAAAAAGACCGAAAAGTAA
- the LOC103580362 gene encoding mitotic spindle assembly checkpoint protein MAD2B, with amino-acid sequence MSQCQIVSCDILLELLEISFNNILYARQLYPREIFTKKKIYSSAVYKSEHPEVNEYFKNILLSIRELLNFDVTSIKKINFVICEGDQQIEKFVFDLFNFRITDNEKDPYFLKTEDALRELTLKLLMSDNYLHKLPEDRTFFIEIETNESAHIGLSENPQCLEFPWISKEPAGSLTQDTSYLLPLKTIKTEYLGLQIYAVTSNPLKK; translated from the exons atgtcgcaGTGTCAAATag TTAGTTGTGATATTTTATTGGAATTATTGGAAATATCTTTTAATAACATTCTCTACGCACGTCAGTTGTACCCACGtgaaatatttactaaaaaaaaaatctacagcTCCGCTGTTTATAAATCAGAGCATCCGGAGGTCAATGagtattttaagaatattttattatctatcagggaattattaaatttcgatgtgacgtcaattaaaaaaattaattttgtaatttgcGAGGGAGACCAACAGATTGAAAAATTCGTCTTTGATTTGTTTAATTTCCGCATCACAGATAATGA aaaagatccgtattttttgaaaacggAAGACGCGCTACGAGAACTAACTCTCAAGTTACTAATGTCCGATAATTACTTACATAAATTACCGGAAGATCGCacatttttcattgaaatagAAACAAATGAGTCAGCCCACATCGGCCTTAGTGAGAATCCACAGTGTCTGGAATTTCCATGGATCAGTAAAGAACCCGCAGGCTCATTAACTCAGGACACTAGTTATTTATTACCATTAAAGACAATAAAAACAGAATATCTAGGCTTACAAATATATGCAGTGACTTCTAATcctttgaagaaataa